In Microvenator marinus, one genomic interval encodes:
- a CDS encoding response regulator transcription factor, protein MKILLIDDDASLLDVLSMAFEDEGWDVLRAGDGQEGLVHVANSKPDIIISDVNMPKLDGFSFCRRLREQHDNTPLILLTSRDNDIDEALGLELGADDYVAKPFSTRVLLARVKSLMRREEARAQPTKLEEASQVVLGDISLDPDRMEVLFKNTPVTVTVTEFRMIDGFIRRAGMVLNRERLMELARGDDSIVADRIVDTYVRRLRRKFEAIDPNFDRIETVIGAGYRWRK, encoded by the coding sequence ATGAAAATTCTTCTCATCGATGATGACGCAAGTCTGCTCGACGTGCTCTCCATGGCATTTGAGGACGAAGGCTGGGATGTGTTGCGGGCGGGAGACGGTCAGGAAGGGCTGGTCCACGTCGCGAACTCCAAACCGGATATAATCATCTCTGACGTGAACATGCCGAAGTTGGATGGCTTTTCGTTTTGCCGGCGCCTGCGCGAGCAACACGACAACACCCCGCTCATCCTTCTTACATCGCGCGACAACGATATCGACGAAGCCCTCGGACTCGAGCTCGGTGCGGACGATTACGTGGCCAAACCCTTCAGCACCCGAGTCCTGCTCGCCCGCGTCAAATCGCTGATGAGGCGTGAAGAAGCACGCGCTCAGCCGACCAAACTCGAAGAAGCGAGTCAGGTGGTCCTTGGCGATATCAGCCTCGATCCGGACCGTATGGAGGTGCTCTTCAAGAACACGCCGGTGACCGTTACGGTGACTGAGTTCCGGATGATCGACGGATTTATTCGGCGCGCTGGTATGGTGCTCAATCGCGAACGACTCATGGAGTTAGCCCGCGGTGATGACTCGATCGTGGCCGACCGGATCGTAGACACCTACGTGCGCCGGCTGCGCCGTAAATTCGAAGCTATCGACCCAAATTTTGACCGTATCGAAACCGTGATCGGTGCCGGCTATCGCTGGAGGAAATAG
- a CDS encoding PQQ-binding-like beta-propeller repeat protein — protein sequence MSKWYVLALGALLGACASAPVKSTMDKPLTQPEVAEELACDLPVDGPWPVFQGNAARTGNAPVPAIETPQIRWKAQVGIQSWLNNPVIAAGRVFVGSNGNIWNQPDPGDVVSALDLKTGEILWQSSFDNDVNGVAYSDCKVYATSDDGTVRAFDARDGKLLWTHFTSATNAPKVYTNPLVLGRLLVVGDADGTLWALDTQSGKVRWTHAALSAIRGGASADKTHIYIATHDGLISAIDPATGAQVWRDRTLEGWQLYGAPTLWGGRVFQGFARDTTYGSPAMMALNAEKGRVDWHALPKTGKNSWANIRSSPALAGNLLIWGEPYSSDVVAVSADTGDVVWDRSYGDCFFQHFSSPAVASGTGYIGRFDGGLYAFDTQSGDLRWGMDLSESKYAGPIDAERTGLDSGCEWEPSPGSPIYASPAIAEDGTIVVGTGEGWLYAISE from the coding sequence ATGAGTAAATGGTACGTTTTGGCGCTTGGAGCCTTGCTTGGGGCGTGCGCATCGGCGCCGGTCAAGTCCACTATGGACAAGCCCCTTACGCAACCCGAGGTGGCCGAAGAACTCGCCTGCGACCTCCCGGTTGACGGCCCGTGGCCAGTCTTTCAGGGCAATGCCGCACGGACCGGAAACGCGCCGGTTCCAGCCATCGAAACGCCTCAGATTCGTTGGAAAGCCCAGGTCGGAATTCAGAGCTGGTTGAATAACCCCGTGATTGCGGCAGGGCGTGTATTTGTGGGCTCGAACGGCAATATCTGGAACCAACCAGACCCCGGTGATGTGGTAAGCGCGCTCGACCTCAAGACCGGCGAAATTCTCTGGCAGAGCTCGTTTGATAATGACGTCAATGGCGTGGCGTATTCGGACTGTAAGGTGTACGCCACCTCTGATGACGGCACGGTGCGTGCCTTTGATGCACGAGACGGAAAGCTCCTCTGGACGCATTTTACGAGCGCCACCAACGCCCCAAAAGTCTACACGAACCCGCTGGTATTGGGCCGACTCCTCGTGGTTGGGGACGCAGACGGCACGCTCTGGGCGCTCGACACGCAATCTGGAAAAGTGCGTTGGACCCATGCCGCCCTAAGCGCCATCCGAGGTGGGGCATCTGCCGATAAAACGCATATCTACATCGCGACCCACGACGGCCTGATCAGCGCAATCGACCCGGCCACCGGCGCCCAAGTCTGGAGAGACAGAACGCTCGAAGGCTGGCAGCTCTACGGCGCGCCCACCCTCTGGGGCGGCCGGGTTTTCCAAGGCTTTGCGCGCGATACCACGTACGGAAGCCCAGCGATGATGGCTCTCAATGCCGAAAAGGGTCGAGTGGACTGGCACGCGCTTCCAAAAACGGGCAAGAATTCGTGGGCCAATATTCGCTCGTCGCCCGCGTTGGCAGGCAACCTCTTGATTTGGGGTGAGCCCTATTCGAGTGACGTGGTGGCGGTCTCCGCGGATACCGGCGACGTGGTCTGGGACCGATCGTATGGCGATTGTTTTTTCCAGCATTTTAGCTCGCCGGCCGTCGCCTCAGGCACGGGATATATTGGCCGGTTTGACGGCGGGCTCTACGCGTTTGACACGCAGAGCGGGGATTTACGCTGGGGCATGGACCTGAGCGAATCCAAGTATGCGGGGCCCATTGATGCCGAGCGCACCGGCCTCGACTCTGGCTGCGAATGGGAGCCAAGTCCGGGCTCACCCATCTACGCCTCACCCGCGATTGCCGAAGACGGCACGATCGTAGTTGGAACCGGAGAAGGTTGGTTATACGCTATCTCCGAATAA
- a CDS encoding HD domain-containing protein — MTKENRAYTAAIRARIHDQAWIVPGLAALDETMEQDGGHDYAHLTRVLVNAVRIAKGEVAHNPDLEVIAAAVTFHDVINLPKNSPDRHLASTKSAEFAVKILEPYFSDERLAKIEEAIRTHSYSSGFQPECIEAKIVTDADRLESLGAFGIARTFYVSGVMGRSILDQSDPFAERRELDDLEFALDHFPAKLLKLRERMTTKTGREMAEQRHRFLEVFLDQIRLEVQDE; from the coding sequence GTGACTAAAGAAAACCGTGCTTATACTGCCGCTATCAGAGCTCGTATTCACGATCAGGCATGGATAGTGCCGGGACTCGCCGCTCTCGACGAGACCATGGAACAAGACGGAGGACACGACTACGCACACCTGACGCGCGTGTTGGTCAACGCCGTTCGCATCGCCAAAGGTGAGGTAGCCCACAACCCAGACTTGGAGGTCATCGCAGCCGCCGTCACCTTCCACGATGTCATCAATCTTCCGAAGAACTCGCCGGATAGGCATTTGGCGTCCACCAAGTCCGCCGAATTCGCCGTCAAGATCCTCGAGCCTTACTTCTCAGACGAACGACTGGCCAAAATTGAAGAGGCGATTCGAACTCATAGCTACTCAAGCGGTTTTCAGCCCGAGTGCATCGAAGCCAAAATCGTGACCGATGCCGACAGGCTCGAGTCTCTCGGCGCGTTCGGGATCGCGCGAACGTTCTACGTCAGCGGGGTGATGGGCCGCTCGATCTTGGACCAGAGTGACCCCTTTGCCGAGCGCCGAGAGCTCGACGATTTGGAGTTTGCACTCGACCATTTTCCGGCCAAACTACTTAAGTTAAGAGAACGAATGACCACCAAAACCGGCCGTGAAATGGCAGAACAACGCCATCGGTTTTTGGAGGTCTTCTTAGACCAGATCCGTCTCGAGGTTCAGGATGAGTAA
- the hutH gene encoding histidine ammonia-lyase yields the protein MFSIEEIEAIAVKRVPMNLDAGAESRVTRAADFVKEQAMSGRAVYGVTTGFGANRDRVIRAADAEVLQERLIMSHACGVGEPFPTEVVRAMMALRITALSQGNSGIRWSTLNLLKDMLNAGVHPVIPRFGSVGASGDLCPLAHMCLPVIGLGEAEYKGEVLSGAEAMARAGLEPVRLTYKEGLALLNGTQAMTALGATVAARFRRILDIADLIGAMSLEAVAGRLDALDPRIHEVRGRAGQKASAAAVLTHLKGSKLAGAGPGEIEGKVEYVQDSYCLRCMPQIHGASRDVLAHVWSVLETEAMAVTDNPLVFVEEDPALSAILSGGNFHGQPVAMALDYLKIAIAELGNVSERRSAKLTDKYFSEGLPAFLVSEPGLNSGFMIPQYVAAALVSENKHRASAASVDSIPTSANMEDHVSMGTHAGVHAMEILENVEKILGIEYLIAGQALDLRAPTTYGQNTGRALELLRSVVPFMEHDRVLYPDINAAARLIAGPELAAIASEG from the coding sequence ATGTTTAGTATCGAAGAAATCGAGGCCATCGCGGTCAAACGCGTGCCTATGAACCTAGATGCGGGGGCCGAATCCCGTGTGACTCGTGCGGCGGACTTCGTCAAAGAACAGGCGATGTCCGGGCGTGCTGTCTACGGCGTCACGACTGGCTTTGGGGCCAATCGCGACCGCGTGATCCGCGCCGCTGATGCAGAGGTCCTCCAAGAACGCCTCATCATGAGCCACGCCTGCGGTGTGGGCGAGCCGTTCCCTACCGAGGTCGTTCGGGCGATGATGGCCCTCCGCATCACCGCGCTATCACAAGGGAACTCTGGGATTCGGTGGTCAACGCTCAACCTGCTCAAAGATATGCTCAACGCCGGTGTTCATCCGGTGATCCCGCGGTTTGGTAGCGTAGGAGCAAGCGGCGATCTCTGCCCGCTCGCTCATATGTGCCTACCTGTGATCGGGTTGGGAGAGGCCGAGTACAAGGGCGAGGTTTTAAGCGGTGCTGAGGCGATGGCGAGGGCCGGACTTGAGCCTGTACGTCTGACCTACAAAGAAGGGCTTGCGCTTCTGAATGGGACCCAGGCAATGACCGCGCTCGGAGCCACAGTGGCTGCACGGTTCCGCAGGATTCTGGACATTGCGGATTTGATCGGCGCGATGAGCCTTGAGGCGGTCGCTGGTCGACTGGACGCGCTCGACCCTCGAATCCATGAGGTTCGAGGCCGTGCGGGTCAAAAAGCTAGTGCTGCTGCGGTGCTCACACACCTCAAAGGCAGTAAGTTGGCGGGTGCCGGGCCGGGCGAAATCGAGGGCAAGGTCGAGTACGTCCAAGACTCGTATTGTTTGCGTTGTATGCCTCAAATCCACGGGGCGTCGCGCGATGTGCTCGCCCACGTTTGGAGCGTGCTCGAAACCGAGGCCATGGCCGTCACCGACAATCCTCTTGTGTTTGTGGAAGAAGACCCCGCGCTCTCTGCGATTCTCTCTGGCGGCAATTTCCACGGGCAGCCCGTGGCCATGGCGTTGGACTATCTCAAAATTGCGATCGCGGAGCTCGGCAATGTCTCGGAGCGGCGAAGTGCCAAGCTCACGGATAAGTACTTCAGTGAGGGGCTGCCGGCGTTCCTGGTCTCCGAGCCCGGCTTGAACTCTGGCTTCATGATTCCTCAATACGTGGCGGCGGCGCTGGTTTCTGAGAATAAACATCGTGCGTCAGCGGCGAGCGTGGACTCTATCCCAACGTCCGCGAATATGGAGGACCACGTCTCGATGGGTACTCATGCGGGTGTGCACGCGATGGAGATTCTGGAGAACGTAGAGAAGATCTTGGGCATCGAGTACTTGATTGCGGGGCAAGCCCTGGATTTGCGCGCTCCAACGACCTATGGCCAGAACACCGGACGTGCGCTTGAACTCCTGCGAAGCGTGGTTCCGTTCATGGAACACGACCGCGTCCTCTACCCGGACATCAACGCCGCTGCGCGCCTTATTGCCGGGCCTGAGTTGGCCGCGATTGCATCGGAAGGTTGA
- a CDS encoding FKBP-type peptidyl-prolyl cis-trans isomerase, giving the protein MKKSLILLSAILMVGVVACDSPAGPEKTAEPVAKAEQAEAPAAAEKAEAPAEKPAEQAEAPSDDPTKAPADVAAPPADAEKTASGLASKVLKPGTGATKPSATNRVEVHYTGWTTDGKMFDSSVQRGTPATFPLNRVIAGWTEGVQLMVEGEKRRFWIPQDLAYKGQPGAPAGMLVFDVELLKIH; this is encoded by the coding sequence ATGAAGAAATCCCTGATTTTATTGTCTGCAATTTTGATGGTTGGAGTGGTTGCATGTGATTCACCGGCCGGTCCAGAAAAGACAGCTGAGCCCGTTGCGAAAGCCGAGCAGGCTGAAGCTCCTGCAGCGGCTGAGAAGGCCGAAGCGCCAGCAGAGAAGCCAGCTGAGCAGGCTGAAGCACCGTCGGACGACCCGACTAAAGCACCAGCCGACGTAGCTGCGCCTCCAGCAGATGCTGAGAAGACGGCATCGGGCCTCGCTTCCAAGGTCCTGAAGCCTGGAACGGGCGCTACGAAGCCAAGCGCAACCAACCGCGTCGAGGTTCACTACACCGGTTGGACCACCGACGGAAAGATGTTCGACAGCTCGGTACAGCGTGGAACGCCAGCTACATTCCCGCTCAACCGCGTGATCGCTGGTTGGACCGAAGGCGTGCAGCTCATGGTCGAAGGCGAAAAGCGCCGATTCTGGATTCCACAAGACCTCGCCTACAAAGGCCAGCCAGGCGCCCCAGCGGGCATGCTGGTGTTCGACGTTGAACTCCTGAAGATTCACTGA
- a CDS encoding tetratricopeptide repeat protein, with the protein MKFKSLKLKILTLLLVLTASAAVSAQDYESILKSGNAAYNEGKYVEAQGLYVKAIQADPGAALGYRNLARAYFWTDQYAAAAHYYEHYLKLAPTESADLEQVRGERKLAVSRAGEDVWRMPENIRMARQALETELGSGKAFTPGGGGAWGLYETLLRTGYADPDLVQIRATLTRRLMDELDAKMLPAPQDILPIASFEDWQVQAQRLVAIKKLQKDPVVLDLVNRRSTVVESAIALLAGQPEQAVDLARLARSSNPDLKFLAWYEIVALTRANKHEEALNAVETFARQLRAENPAQLGHAMALRALILKREDRSKDAAEVLKTLIVQTP; encoded by the coding sequence GTGAAATTCAAGTCTTTGAAACTCAAAATTCTGACTTTATTACTCGTACTCACGGCCTCGGCAGCAGTCTCGGCACAGGATTACGAGTCGATCCTCAAGTCCGGAAACGCCGCCTATAACGAGGGCAAGTACGTCGAAGCCCAGGGGCTCTACGTCAAGGCTATTCAGGCCGATCCGGGCGCTGCACTCGGCTACCGAAACCTCGCGCGCGCCTACTTCTGGACCGACCAATACGCCGCTGCCGCTCACTATTACGAGCATTATCTGAAACTCGCACCCACCGAGAGCGCTGACCTCGAGCAGGTCCGCGGCGAGCGCAAACTCGCCGTCTCTCGCGCCGGTGAAGACGTCTGGCGCATGCCCGAGAATATACGTATGGCGCGCCAGGCTCTGGAGACCGAGCTCGGCTCCGGCAAGGCGTTCACGCCCGGCGGTGGCGGTGCCTGGGGGCTCTACGAGACTTTGTTGCGCACCGGATACGCCGACCCAGACTTGGTACAGATTCGGGCGACCCTGACTCGCCGATTGATGGACGAGCTCGATGCGAAAATGCTCCCAGCACCGCAAGATATCTTGCCGATCGCGAGTTTTGAGGACTGGCAGGTCCAGGCTCAGAGGCTCGTGGCGATCAAGAAGCTCCAGAAGGATCCCGTGGTCTTGGACCTGGTAAATCGAAGGTCTACCGTGGTTGAGTCTGCCATTGCCCTTTTGGCGGGCCAGCCAGAGCAAGCCGTGGATCTAGCCCGGCTCGCCCGCAGCTCGAACCCAGATCTGAAGTTCCTTGCGTGGTATGAGATTGTGGCGCTCACCCGCGCCAATAAACACGAAGAAGCACTCAATGCTGTCGAGACTTTTGCGCGCCAGCTTCGGGCTGAGAATCCCGCGCAGCTTGGGCACGCGATGGCGCTACGTGCGTTGATTTTGAAGAGAGAGGACAGGTCCAAAGATGCGGCCGAAGTCCTCAAGACACTTATCGTTCAAACACCTTGA
- a CDS encoding PEGA domain-containing protein, which yields MRNLYAILLVLMGCFAAPAFAQETEDATAEVTEEAIVQTSEVVLWEIQGTDATTVSAFKQGLREALAGEAGRHLLDDAAFAQFFSKASPEVPSCLMGLEPCPSAAGLAFEMAGLSLVIRVELKSTQLANYALIDGRGAEVRTKEITATGVRELAFALIADVFDATGSVSFNTRPEGATIEIDGEQVGTTPYVTRLSIGTHEYTLRLQKYQPMTGSIVVRSGLTEKVDHVFQEEAGYLLITEAPSGARVFVNGSYVGDAGQPIELEPGMYAIEVRAEGYETMRETAQIQPGLEMRKTAPLVATSGFLKDFGSGAIQVNKYQLKLGYEHGFQRLTFQDARGEAYEFESILDGEGTYPIFGANSARVSSNGVRLDLSYFFEYFGITVLSMSYRGSSPDVPVALLNESGETVEGNLSSVSRLQIRPFQLAYRHVYKNVMPIAEIGVGIDLQWIDVESVAALEPIALSQTDAFATIGFGAQYFFTPAFFGKFRYALQAYFEDTHETEHLLYLGVGLALPNLFGLEIEPPETL from the coding sequence ATGCGCAATCTCTACGCCATTCTTTTGGTTCTGATGGGATGCTTCGCTGCTCCGGCTTTTGCGCAGGAGACTGAAGACGCCACGGCTGAGGTGACCGAAGAGGCCATCGTTCAGACGTCTGAGGTGGTTCTCTGGGAGATTCAAGGGACTGATGCGACCACGGTCTCTGCGTTTAAGCAGGGGCTTCGCGAGGCCCTGGCGGGTGAAGCTGGCCGGCATCTCTTGGACGACGCGGCCTTCGCTCAGTTCTTCTCCAAAGCAAGCCCGGAGGTCCCTTCGTGCCTGATGGGCCTCGAGCCTTGCCCTAGTGCCGCCGGGCTCGCCTTTGAAATGGCGGGACTCTCCCTGGTCATCCGGGTGGAGCTGAAATCTACACAACTTGCCAATTACGCCCTGATCGACGGCCGTGGTGCCGAGGTCCGGACCAAGGAGATTACGGCCACAGGGGTGCGTGAGCTCGCGTTTGCGCTCATCGCCGACGTCTTTGATGCTACGGGCAGCGTGAGCTTCAATACGCGCCCTGAAGGCGCCACAATCGAGATTGACGGAGAACAGGTCGGGACCACGCCCTACGTGACTAGACTCAGCATCGGAACGCACGAGTACACGCTGCGGTTGCAGAAGTACCAGCCGATGACGGGCTCCATCGTGGTGCGCTCCGGCTTGACCGAAAAGGTCGATCACGTCTTCCAAGAAGAGGCCGGCTATTTGTTGATCACCGAGGCACCAAGCGGCGCTAGGGTCTTTGTGAACGGCTCGTACGTAGGTGATGCGGGGCAACCGATCGAGCTCGAACCCGGCATGTACGCTATCGAAGTCCGTGCGGAAGGCTATGAGACCATGCGCGAAACTGCCCAGATTCAGCCCGGGCTCGAAATGCGCAAAACCGCACCACTCGTGGCGACATCGGGCTTCTTGAAGGATTTCGGCTCGGGCGCGATTCAGGTCAACAAGTACCAGCTCAAACTCGGCTACGAACATGGCTTCCAACGCCTGACCTTCCAGGACGCGCGCGGCGAAGCCTACGAGTTCGAGTCCATCTTGGACGGCGAGGGCACCTACCCGATTTTCGGCGCCAATTCAGCGCGCGTAAGCTCCAACGGGGTGCGCCTCGACCTGAGCTACTTCTTCGAATATTTCGGTATCACCGTGCTCTCCATGTCCTATCGCGGCTCAAGTCCGGACGTGCCAGTGGCCCTTCTCAACGAGTCAGGAGAGACCGTGGAAGGCAACCTGAGCTCGGTCAGCCGCCTCCAGATACGCCCGTTTCAGCTGGCCTACCGTCATGTGTACAAAAACGTAATGCCGATTGCGGAAATCGGCGTGGGCATCGACCTTCAGTGGATTGACGTGGAGTCTGTGGCGGCACTCGAGCCCATTGCGCTCAGTCAGACCGACGCGTTTGCGACCATCGGTTTTGGCGCGCAATACTTCTTCACACCGGCGTTTTTCGGCAAGTTTCGCTACGCGCTCCAAGCCTATTTCGAAGACACCCACGAGACCGAGCACCTGCTCTATCTCGGCGTAGGCCTTGCGCTACCGAATCTTTTCGGTCTGGAAATTGAGCCCCCGGAGACGCTGTGA
- the topA gene encoding type I DNA topoisomerase, with translation MSKLVIVESPAKAKTIEKYLPKGYKVMASVGHIRDLPDSAGQMPAKYKSESWASLGVNVDKDFEAVYVVKEARAKKQIADLKKALKEADELILATDEDREGEAISWHLIEELKPKVPVKRMVFNEITKSAVNHALNNTRQIDMDLVAAQETRRIVDRLVGYPLSMLVKKKVNYTLSAGRVQSPAVALLVERERARRRFRSAQYWDLKAQLTKGKSTFDAVLNSVDGQRIAGSKDFDELTGKLYDGRDVLLIKEELAKALAKGLKDKNLKVSSITERQYTSQPKPPFTTSTLQQEASRQLNLSAKDTMGLAQKLYEAGFITYMRTDSTNLSQQAIDGARNAIVELYTKEYLPKEARIYKGKNKGAQEAHEAIRPTGDAFTHPSKSGLRGREKALYELIWKRTVASQMKDAKKTSMRVDLEVDVDGKVLNFRANGNRIDFPGFLRAYVEGSDDPEGSLEDKEVILPPLKEGEDLPCKSVDALSHETKPPARYTEASLTAKLEEEGIGRPSTYASILQKIADGRFAKKEGKALIPTYVAFAVVEFMENHFPDLINLGFTADMEGDLDKIAEGREDKVNYLHNFYRKDGAFKDQVESGETNIDGEVSKIVHLEDFDGVLRVGRYGAYAQFGENDEVVTVNIPDSIPPAELTPERVQDLLKAKTEGPKVLGNHPETGEKIYVLSGRFGPYLQLGGFDDEKEKTEEKPKKGKGKKVAKEKPKRASIPKNLSPDDVTLEQAVHMLSLPRRLGKHPDDGEWVEAGEGRFGPYVRHNKDYRPLESKDEIFTVSLEKALELLAQPKARGGRTKKVLKDLGKHPSTGEEIQVLDGRYGPYVKAGKTNATIPKGVEPGDLTLEKAVELIAEKRAS, from the coding sequence ATGTCAAAACTCGTAATCGTCGAGTCCCCCGCAAAAGCAAAAACCATCGAGAAATACTTGCCGAAAGGCTATAAGGTCATGGCTTCGGTGGGCCATATTCGCGACCTTCCAGACAGCGCCGGGCAGATGCCAGCGAAGTACAAGAGTGAGTCGTGGGCAAGCCTCGGTGTGAACGTCGACAAGGACTTCGAGGCCGTCTACGTGGTCAAGGAAGCACGAGCCAAAAAGCAGATTGCTGACCTCAAAAAAGCGCTCAAAGAAGCTGACGAACTCATCCTCGCAACAGACGAAGATCGCGAAGGAGAGGCCATTTCGTGGCACCTGATCGAGGAGCTCAAGCCGAAGGTTCCGGTCAAGCGCATGGTCTTCAACGAGATCACGAAGTCGGCCGTCAATCACGCGCTTAATAACACGCGCCAGATCGATATGGACCTCGTTGCCGCCCAGGAAACGCGCCGCATTGTGGACCGCCTGGTGGGTTACCCGCTCTCGATGTTGGTCAAAAAGAAGGTCAATTACACGCTCTCGGCGGGACGCGTTCAGTCGCCAGCGGTGGCCCTATTGGTAGAGCGCGAGCGGGCACGCCGCCGCTTCCGAAGCGCGCAGTACTGGGACCTCAAGGCCCAGCTCACCAAGGGTAAGTCGACCTTTGACGCCGTCCTGAACTCTGTAGATGGCCAGCGCATCGCCGGCTCCAAAGACTTTGATGAGCTCACTGGAAAGCTCTACGACGGGCGCGACGTTCTTCTGATAAAGGAGGAGCTCGCCAAGGCCCTCGCAAAAGGCCTCAAGGACAAGAACCTTAAGGTCTCGAGCATCACGGAGCGCCAGTACACAAGCCAGCCGAAGCCTCCGTTCACCACGTCCACGCTGCAGCAGGAGGCGTCTCGCCAGCTCAATCTCTCGGCAAAAGACACCATGGGACTGGCGCAGAAGCTCTACGAAGCCGGTTTTATTACCTATATGCGTACCGACAGCACGAATCTTTCGCAGCAGGCGATAGACGGCGCACGCAACGCGATTGTGGAGCTCTACACCAAGGAATACCTCCCGAAAGAAGCGCGTATTTACAAGGGTAAGAATAAGGGCGCTCAAGAGGCGCACGAGGCCATCCGTCCTACCGGAGACGCCTTTACACACCCGAGCAAATCAGGGCTTCGTGGGCGCGAAAAGGCGCTCTACGAACTCATCTGGAAGCGCACGGTCGCAAGCCAGATGAAAGACGCTAAGAAGACCTCGATGCGTGTGGACCTCGAAGTCGACGTGGACGGCAAAGTCCTGAATTTCCGCGCCAATGGAAATCGTATCGACTTCCCAGGCTTCTTGCGCGCCTACGTCGAGGGCTCGGACGATCCGGAAGGAAGTCTCGAGGATAAAGAGGTGATTTTGCCGCCGCTCAAAGAAGGCGAAGATCTGCCGTGCAAGAGTGTGGACGCGCTTTCGCACGAGACTAAGCCACCTGCGCGCTACACCGAGGCCAGCCTCACGGCCAAGCTTGAGGAAGAAGGCATCGGCCGCCCAAGTACCTACGCCTCGATTCTGCAAAAGATTGCCGACGGCCGCTTTGCAAAGAAAGAAGGAAAGGCACTGATTCCGACCTATGTGGCGTTTGCCGTGGTTGAGTTCATGGAGAACCACTTCCCAGACTTGATCAACCTCGGGTTTACCGCCGATATGGAAGGCGACCTCGATAAGATCGCCGAAGGACGCGAGGATAAGGTCAACTATCTCCACAACTTCTACCGAAAAGATGGTGCGTTCAAAGACCAGGTGGAAAGTGGCGAGACCAATATCGACGGCGAAGTCTCCAAGATAGTGCACCTCGAGGATTTCGACGGTGTGCTCCGCGTCGGTCGCTACGGTGCGTACGCACAGTTCGGCGAGAACGATGAGGTGGTCACGGTAAATATCCCGGACTCTATTCCGCCGGCGGAGCTTACGCCTGAGCGCGTCCAAGATCTTTTGAAGGCAAAGACTGAAGGCCCAAAAGTTCTGGGTAATCACCCCGAAACCGGCGAGAAAATCTACGTCCTGAGCGGCCGTTTCGGGCCGTATCTGCAGCTCGGCGGGTTCGACGACGAGAAAGAAAAGACCGAAGAAAAGCCGAAGAAAGGGAAAGGCAAAAAAGTCGCCAAGGAAAAGCCCAAGCGCGCCTCTATCCCCAAAAATCTTTCGCCCGATGACGTTACGCTCGAGCAAGCCGTACACATGCTTTCCTTGCCGAGGCGCCTGGGTAAACACCCTGATGATGGCGAGTGGGTCGAAGCCGGTGAGGGCCGCTTCGGACCTTATGTTCGGCACAATAAGGACTACCGTCCGCTCGAGTCAAAAGACGAGATCTTTACGGTTTCACTCGAGAAGGCCCTTGAGCTTTTGGCGCAGCCCAAAGCCCGCGGTGGCCGTACCAAGAAAGTCCTCAAGGACCTTGGTAAACATCCTTCAACGGGTGAAGAAATCCAAGTGCTCGACGGTCGATACGGCCCCTACGTCAAAGCCGGGAAGACCAATGCGACCATTCCAAAGGGCGTTGAACCGGGCGATTTAACTCTCGAGAAAGCCGTTGAACTCATCGCCGAGAAACGTGCGAGCTAG
- a CDS encoding cyclase family protein: MKATLHLEKYDTQIDMWGAIDLSTRVEFYGPQPNAFGIPRARSAPFRAGGFVGDTREDGSVNCETFEMCPHGNGTHTECVGHIVDERLSVADCLTQPFWMAAVLSVFPEPLGSSEETYLAQSHPEDVVVTARALRAAWEQSVPDAWPPEALVLRTLPNPESKRHQHFSGHNPVYFTKEAMEFLVEKDLLHLLVDFPSVDREEDTGLLPNHHVWWAVPPSARAGAGRPECTITEMIYVPAEVEDGPAMLAIECPNLMLDAAPSRPRLYRLE; encoded by the coding sequence ATGAAAGCCACGCTTCATCTTGAGAAGTACGACACTCAGATCGACATGTGGGGGGCCATCGACCTCTCTACGCGGGTGGAGTTCTACGGCCCTCAACCGAACGCATTTGGCATCCCGCGCGCCCGCTCCGCGCCTTTCAGAGCCGGCGGTTTTGTGGGTGATACCCGCGAGGACGGGAGCGTCAACTGCGAGACGTTCGAGATGTGCCCGCATGGAAACGGCACGCACACCGAGTGTGTCGGCCATATTGTTGATGAGCGCTTGAGCGTTGCGGATTGCCTGACTCAGCCGTTTTGGATGGCGGCTGTCTTGAGCGTGTTCCCGGAACCTCTGGGCAGCTCTGAGGAGACGTACCTCGCGCAGAGTCATCCCGAGGACGTGGTGGTTACCGCCCGCGCGCTTCGCGCCGCCTGGGAACAATCCGTGCCTGATGCCTGGCCCCCCGAGGCCCTGGTCCTGCGCACACTCCCAAACCCGGAATCCAAGAGACACCAACATTTTAGCGGCCATAACCCTGTCTACTTCACCAAAGAGGCCATGGAGTTCTTGGTGGAGAAGGATCTTTTGCATCTTCTGGTGGACTTTCCGTCCGTGGACCGCGAAGAAGACACGGGCTTATTGCCGAACCATCATGTGTGGTGGGCGGTGCCGCCGTCTGCAAGGGCGGGCGCCGGGCGCCCAGAGTGTACCATCACCGAGATGATCTACGTACCCGCTGAGGTCGAGGACGGCCCCGCGATGCTCGCCATCGAGTGTCCAAACTTGATGTTGGATGCCGCGCCGTCCAGACCGAGGCTTTACCGGTTAGAATAG